CGAATGGTGCGAGCCGTGCAAGCAGCTCGGCCCGCTGCTGGAGCGGCTGGCGGCGGAGTACGCCGGCCGGTTCGTGCTCGCCAAGGTCGACGTCGAAGCCAATCAGATGCTCTTCCAGCAGTTCGGCGTGCAGTCCATCCCCGCGGTCTTCGCGGTGGTGGCCGGGCAGGCCCTGCCGCTGTTCCAGGGCGCCGCGCCCGAGGGGCAGATCCGCCAGGTGCTGGACCAGCTCATCCAGGTCTCGGAGCAGCGCTTCGGGATCGTGGGCGCGCCGGTGCAGCCCGGTGCGGCCGACGAGCAGGCGGCCGCGGCCGCGCCGCAGCCGCCCGCGGGCCCGCACGACAGCGCCCTTGCCCTGGCCCACGAGGCGCTGGACGCCGGTGACCTGGGCGGCGCCCTCCAGGCGTACAAGAACGTGCTGTCCGACGACCCGGGCAATCTGGAGGCGAAGCTCGGTCTCTCCCAGGCCGAACTGCTCCAGCGCGTCCAGGACCTGGACCCGCAGAAGGTCCGCCGGGACGCCGCCGAGCGTCCCACCGATGTGCAGGCGCAGCTCGCCGCCGCCGACCTCGACCTGG
The window above is part of the Streptomyces syringium genome. Proteins encoded here:
- a CDS encoding tetratricopeptide repeat protein; this encodes MQPRNMSMSGVVDLAAVKAAGEAKQKAEQARAEAARQGGTPPVGASGLVFDVDEAGFELEVLQRSAEVPVVIDFWAEWCEPCKQLGPLLERLAAEYAGRFVLAKVDVEANQMLFQQFGVQSIPAVFAVVAGQALPLFQGAAPEGQIRQVLDQLIQVSEQRFGIVGAPVQPGAADEQAAAAAPQPPAGPHDSALALAHEALDAGDLGGALQAYKNVLSDDPGNLEAKLGLSQAELLQRVQDLDPQKVRRDAAERPTDVQAQLAAADLDLVGGHVEDAFGRLIDAVKRTAGEDRDAARVRLLELFEVIGPDDPRVTAARTALSRALF